One part of the Gemmatimonas sp. genome encodes these proteins:
- a CDS encoding ABC transporter permease, protein MRTLDAIRLALAQLRVQKLKSAFTLLGVTIGVMFLIAVVSIVEGMGKYVEEDFASRLIGTNTFTVRRFDNVAGGPGGNRGFDSREAQRRPLLRMTDIDAVRGALPPSMTSTISSETFKYAGAPGARPRQVQAVATDANYFAIKKFVVDQGRAFTDQEVRAGAPVLVIGVEVAEHFFPGLNPINRVLRVSGVPFTVIGVVEKQGSVFGFSLDRLAIAPYTSPMQRIIRPLRDFSTLIVQAPTQAELAEGIEIARGALRAFRGLRAAEPDNFGIVTQDAAFGFIKQLKGRLVLFGTALPAISLVVGAMVIMNIMLVAVSERTREIGVRKALGAKRKDILSQFLVEAATLSTIGAAIGIGLGIGLAELVAVLTPLPAAVAPWSIAAALVTGAGVGIGAGLYPASRASQLDPIAALRAD, encoded by the coding sequence GTGAGAACCCTCGATGCCATTCGGCTGGCCCTCGCCCAGTTGCGGGTCCAGAAACTCAAGAGCGCCTTTACGCTCCTCGGCGTCACCATCGGCGTGATGTTCCTCATCGCGGTGGTGTCGATCGTGGAGGGCATGGGCAAGTACGTCGAAGAAGATTTCGCGTCGCGCCTTATCGGCACCAATACGTTCACGGTGCGGCGCTTCGACAACGTGGCGGGTGGTCCCGGTGGCAACCGGGGCTTCGATTCGCGTGAAGCGCAGCGGCGTCCGCTGTTGCGCATGACCGACATCGACGCCGTGCGCGGTGCGCTGCCACCGTCCATGACATCGACCATCTCCAGCGAGACGTTCAAGTACGCCGGTGCCCCGGGCGCGCGGCCGCGGCAGGTGCAGGCGGTGGCTACCGACGCGAACTACTTCGCCATCAAGAAGTTCGTGGTGGACCAGGGGCGCGCCTTCACCGATCAGGAAGTGCGCGCCGGCGCGCCGGTGCTGGTGATCGGCGTGGAAGTGGCCGAGCACTTCTTCCCGGGGCTCAATCCCATCAATCGCGTGCTGCGCGTGTCCGGGGTGCCCTTCACCGTGATCGGCGTGGTGGAGAAGCAGGGCTCGGTGTTCGGCTTCTCCCTCGATCGCCTGGCCATTGCCCCGTACACCTCGCCCATGCAGCGCATCATTCGCCCGCTGCGCGACTTCAGCACACTCATCGTGCAGGCGCCCACGCAGGCGGAGTTGGCGGAAGGCATCGAAATCGCGCGCGGCGCGTTGCGCGCCTTCCGCGGCCTGCGCGCCGCGGAGCCCGACAATTTCGGCATCGTCACGCAGGATGCGGCCTTCGGCTTCATCAAGCAGCTCAAGGGGCGCCTCGTGCTCTTCGGCACGGCCCTGCCGGCCATCAGCCTTGTCGTGGGCGCCATGGTGATCATGAACATCATGCTGGTGGCGGTCTCCGAACGCACGCGTGAGATCGGGGTGCGCAAGGCGCTGGGCGCCAAGCGCAAGGACATCCTCTCGCAGTTCCTCGTGGAGGCCGCGACGCTCAGCACCATCGGGGCGGCCATCGGCATCGGGCTGGGCATCGGCCTCGCCGAGTTGGTCGCCGTGCTCACGCCGCTGCCGGCAGCGGTGGCGCCCTGGTCCATTGCCGCGGCGCTGGTGACTGGGGCCGGTGTGGGCATTGGCGCCGGGCTCTATCCCGCCAGTCGCGCCTCGCAACTGGACCCCATTGCCGCGCTGCGCGCCGACTGA
- a CDS encoding ABC transporter permease — protein sequence MNSLLLVLEGVGMALEAIRGNKVRAGLTIAGVAIGVFVVVAMGAVVNGIRTSFQQDLDQIGATSFFVQRRSSGLSGCDGTDEKCPDRSNPPISFDEWNIIKRLPGVETVIATLGGSANFAYRNSRVDNVGYDAYSVDWPKVNASDIAPGRNFTRNEDAAGTPVALINDTLKAQLFGQSEAIGKQITLNGQQFTVIGVYSPRAGFLLSLQGKGPDTPRAIIPLQAAVRQLQAFRSGLMLTVRPLPSARQDEVMDEVTAALRASRGLKPGERQTFYLVEQDRLLDTFNQLFGAIFAVGLALSAVALLVGGVGVVAIMMISVTERTREIGVRKALGATAGTIRWQFLVEAATLTSIGAIVGLAVGALLAWVIRSNTSIPAELPTSIVVTALVASAVTGVAFGMLPAVKASNLDPVEALRYE from the coding sequence ATGAACAGTCTGCTGCTGGTATTGGAAGGCGTGGGCATGGCGCTCGAAGCCATTCGCGGCAACAAGGTGCGCGCCGGCCTCACCATTGCCGGCGTCGCCATTGGCGTGTTCGTGGTGGTGGCCATGGGCGCGGTGGTGAACGGCATCCGCACGTCGTTCCAGCAGGACCTCGACCAGATCGGTGCCACCAGCTTCTTCGTGCAGCGACGCAGCAGTGGGCTGAGTGGCTGCGACGGCACCGACGAGAAGTGTCCCGACCGCAGCAATCCGCCCATCAGCTTCGATGAGTGGAACATCATCAAGCGCCTGCCCGGGGTGGAAACGGTCATTGCCACACTGGGTGGGTCGGCGAACTTCGCCTACCGCAACAGTCGCGTGGACAATGTGGGCTACGACGCCTACAGCGTGGACTGGCCCAAGGTGAACGCGTCGGACATTGCGCCGGGGCGCAACTTCACGCGCAATGAAGACGCCGCCGGCACCCCGGTGGCGCTGATCAACGACACGCTCAAAGCGCAGCTGTTTGGCCAGTCCGAGGCCATCGGCAAGCAGATCACGCTCAATGGGCAGCAGTTCACCGTGATCGGCGTGTACTCACCGCGCGCCGGCTTCCTGCTGTCGCTGCAGGGCAAGGGGCCCGACACACCTCGCGCCATCATCCCGTTGCAGGCGGCGGTGCGCCAGCTGCAGGCGTTCCGCAGTGGGCTCATGCTCACCGTGCGCCCGCTCCCCAGCGCGCGACAGGACGAAGTCATGGACGAAGTCACGGCGGCGCTGCGCGCCAGCCGCGGCCTCAAGCCGGGTGAGCGACAAACGTTCTACCTGGTGGAGCAGGATCGTCTGCTCGACACCTTCAACCAGCTCTTTGGTGCCATATTCGCCGTGGGGCTGGCCCTGTCGGCGGTGGCGCTGTTGGTGGGGGGCGTGGGCGTGGTGGCCATCATGATGATCTCGGTGACCGAGCGCACCCGGGAGATCGGCGTGCGCAAGGCGCTGGGCGCCACCGCCGGCACCATCCGGTGGCAGTTCCTCGTCGAGGCGGCCACGCTCACCAGCATTGGCGCCATTGTGGGCCTCGCGGTGGGCGCGCTATTGGCGTGGGTCATCCGTTCCAATACCAGCATTCCAGCCGAGTTGCCCACCAGCATCGTGGTGACCGCACTCGTCGCCAGCGCCGTGACCGGCGTGGCGTTCGGCATGTTGCCGGCCGTGAAGGCGTCCAACCTCGATCCGGTCGAGGCGCTGCGATACGAGTAA
- a CDS encoding ABC transporter permease has translation MLPIDIFRLAFGQLRVNLLRTAFTLLGIVVSVGFLVAVVAIIQGMNAYVKENIAEAMIGMNTFQVRRLPLSLGLFTDDEFRLLQKRPRVDERDAAAVAAVLPDAQSIGFSTGWPTPRADVVWRNRTLGSVLVFGVNEGYQAVQDYRFVAGRPLSELDVRERRPVVAIGADVAKDLFDEGNAIDQEVRIAGRRFTVVGVVAPKGRVLGQSFDAFVMIPIPAFESIWGRRQQTVVSVKMRTAEEVAPAMARAQEAMRVTRHLRPADRDDFDIGTGEAFIAFWKQLTSVLFAVVPAVVAIGILVGGIVIMNIMLMAVTERTHEIGLRKAVGATSADVRWQFLAEAVALALAGGVLGVAAGWALAFVVSSASPLPARVTPWSVALSLVLGAGIGVLFGVYPASRAARLDPITAMRAET, from the coding sequence ATGCTCCCCATCGACATTTTCCGTCTGGCGTTCGGCCAGTTGCGTGTGAACCTCCTGCGCACCGCGTTCACGCTGCTGGGGATCGTGGTGTCGGTGGGGTTTCTCGTGGCGGTGGTGGCAATCATCCAGGGGATGAATGCCTATGTGAAGGAGAACATCGCGGAGGCAATGATCGGCATGAACACCTTCCAGGTGCGTCGCCTGCCGCTCAGCCTGGGGCTCTTCACCGACGACGAGTTCCGCCTGCTGCAGAAGCGCCCGCGCGTGGACGAGCGTGACGCGGCCGCCGTGGCGGCGGTGCTCCCCGACGCCCAGTCCATTGGCTTCTCCACCGGGTGGCCCACGCCGCGCGCCGACGTGGTGTGGCGCAATCGCACCCTCGGCAGTGTGCTGGTGTTTGGCGTGAATGAGGGATACCAGGCGGTGCAGGACTACCGCTTCGTGGCCGGCCGGCCACTCAGTGAACTCGACGTGCGCGAGCGCCGCCCCGTGGTGGCCATTGGCGCCGATGTGGCGAAGGATCTCTTCGACGAGGGGAATGCCATCGACCAGGAGGTGCGCATTGCCGGCCGCCGCTTCACCGTGGTGGGCGTGGTCGCACCCAAGGGGCGCGTGCTGGGGCAGTCGTTCGATGCCTTCGTGATGATTCCCATTCCCGCCTTCGAGTCCATCTGGGGGCGACGCCAGCAGACGGTCGTGTCGGTGAAGATGCGGACGGCCGAGGAGGTGGCGCCTGCCATGGCGCGCGCGCAGGAGGCGATGCGCGTGACGCGTCACCTGCGCCCCGCCGACCGGGACGACTTCGATATCGGCACCGGGGAAGCATTCATCGCCTTCTGGAAGCAACTCACCAGCGTACTCTTTGCCGTGGTACCGGCGGTGGTGGCCATCGGCATCCTCGTGGGCGGCATCGTGATCATGAACATCATGCTCATGGCCGTCACCGAGCGCACGCACGAGATCGGGCTGCGCAAGGCGGTGGGCGCCACGTCCGCGGACGTCCGGTGGCAGTTCCTCGCCGAAGCGGTAGCGCTGGCGCTCGCCGGCGGCGTGCTGGGCGTGGCAGCGGGATGGGCGTTGGCGTTCGTGGTGAGCAGCGCGAGCCCCCTGCCCGCCCGCGTGACGCCGTGGAGTGTGGCCCTGTCGCTGGTGCTGGGGGCGGGGATCGGCGTGCTCTTCGGCGTGTACCCGGCCTCGCGCGCCGCGAGGCTCGACCCCATCACGGCCATGCGCGCGGAAACCTGA
- a CDS encoding ABC transporter permease, with protein MPLSGSGLAENVKLAIEALRVSKLRSSLTILGVVIGVATVMTMAAMVQGIRDQIVTTIEVAGPTTFYVLKKFSQTPLNPDNLPKEVRIRPDLTEAEVARIRLLPEIGYASLWAQTLARIEADGVRTQGMAIMGADDGFTLIQGGELVEGRWFTRGEITAGAPVVVLQENTARSMFGQERLLGRRVQIGGRVLEVIGLWAQPGNIFAPPGQSVGAVVPFRFMDRSYTIDRTNALFIPVKPRAGVRVADAQGAVEMALRESRRLRPGDGNTFDLVTQDQILNTFNSLTSVFFLVMIVLSGVALLVGGIGVMAIMTVSVTSRTREIGVRKALGATRRDILIQFLVEASTLTGIGGVIGVLAGLAFGRVAAVALDIDAPVPVTLTVIAVVVSVGIGIVFGMIPARRAARLDPIEALRYE; from the coding sequence ATGCCGCTGTCGGGCAGTGGTCTCGCGGAGAATGTGAAGCTGGCGATTGAAGCGCTGCGTGTAAGTAAGCTGCGCTCGTCACTCACCATCCTCGGCGTGGTCATTGGCGTGGCTACCGTTATGACGATGGCCGCCATGGTCCAGGGCATTCGCGATCAGATCGTGACCACGATCGAAGTGGCCGGCCCCACGACCTTTTACGTGCTGAAGAAGTTCTCGCAGACCCCGCTCAATCCCGACAACCTCCCCAAGGAGGTGCGCATCCGCCCCGATCTCACCGAGGCGGAAGTGGCGCGCATTCGTCTGCTCCCGGAGATCGGCTACGCCTCGCTGTGGGCGCAGACGCTGGCGCGCATCGAGGCTGACGGCGTACGCACGCAGGGGATGGCCATCATGGGGGCCGACGACGGCTTCACCCTCATTCAGGGTGGCGAACTGGTGGAGGGGCGGTGGTTCACGCGCGGCGAAATCACCGCCGGGGCCCCGGTGGTGGTGCTGCAGGAGAACACGGCGCGCTCGATGTTCGGCCAGGAGCGCCTGCTGGGGCGGCGCGTGCAGATCGGTGGGCGCGTGCTCGAGGTGATCGGCCTGTGGGCACAGCCCGGGAACATCTTTGCGCCTCCCGGGCAATCCGTGGGCGCCGTGGTGCCGTTTCGCTTCATGGATCGTTCGTACACCATCGATCGCACCAACGCGCTGTTCATCCCGGTAAAGCCACGAGCGGGCGTGCGCGTGGCCGATGCGCAGGGCGCCGTGGAGATGGCGCTGCGGGAAAGCCGGCGACTGCGCCCCGGCGACGGCAATACCTTCGACCTCGTAACGCAGGACCAGATCCTGAACACCTTCAACAGCCTCACGAGCGTCTTCTTTCTGGTGATGATCGTGCTGAGCGGCGTGGCCCTGCTCGTGGGTGGGATTGGCGTGATGGCCATCATGACCGTCTCGGTCACCAGTCGCACGCGCGAAATCGGCGTCCGCAAGGCGCTCGGCGCGACACGCCGCGATATCCTGATCCAGTTTCTCGTCGAGGCGAGCACCCTCACCGGCATCGGTGGCGTCATCGGCGTTCTGGCGGGCCTCGCCTTCGGACGGGTAGCGGCGGTGGCGCTCGACATTGACGCTCCCGTCCCCGTGACCCTGACGGTGATCGCGGTCGTCGTCTCGGTGGGTATCGGGATCGTGTTCGGCATGATTCCCGCGCGCCGCGCGGCCCGGCTCGATCCCATCGAAGCGCTGCGTTACGAGTGA
- a CDS encoding DUF3623 family protein has translation MSVGMDTVQIPLAPTRPTGWRAWLPSLLRARHPDMVHATDIATRETTMRVALRSFGVVVAFWWSTTGVVFALERTPGTRLLGLVVASALALWGASLVYLERDRDTPSAARRSFLGGAFLWTWAQVTFYGGWIIGPEALRLSIPAEPPSWSFAVRAVLSMFWYQLVMLGVLATTAFFTHKRVNRVGWYTAALFWVVHQVASINIFLGVENPGRGFFPDQLVFLESYFGPVQNSWFLPFTLACVITYTVVTAVLAIRGRTPAYRQGKMLLTVIGALSVLELAVLGAPIQLPLWEAFLAVRGY, from the coding sequence ATGAGCGTGGGGATGGATACGGTACAGATCCCGTTGGCGCCGACGCGTCCTACGGGCTGGCGGGCATGGCTGCCGTCGCTGTTGCGCGCGCGTCACCCGGACATGGTGCATGCCACGGACATTGCCACGCGCGAAACCACGATGCGGGTGGCGCTGCGCTCGTTCGGCGTGGTGGTGGCCTTCTGGTGGAGCACCACGGGCGTGGTCTTCGCGCTCGAGCGCACGCCGGGCACCCGGCTGCTGGGGCTCGTGGTGGCCAGCGCGTTGGCGCTCTGGGGAGCCTCGCTCGTGTATCTCGAGCGCGATCGCGACACGCCCTCGGCGGCCCGACGCAGCTTTCTGGGCGGCGCGTTTCTCTGGACGTGGGCGCAGGTCACGTTCTATGGCGGATGGATCATCGGCCCCGAGGCGCTGCGTCTCTCCATACCCGCCGAGCCGCCGTCGTGGAGCTTCGCCGTGCGGGCGGTGCTCTCGATGTTCTGGTATCAGCTCGTCATGCTGGGGGTGCTGGCCACCACCGCGTTCTTCACGCACAAGCGCGTGAATCGGGTGGGGTGGTACACGGCGGCGCTCTTCTGGGTCGTGCACCAGGTGGCCAGCATCAACATCTTCCTTGGCGTGGAGAACCCGGGTCGCGGATTCTTCCCCGACCAGCTGGTGTTCCTCGAGTCGTATTTCGGCCCGGTGCAGAACAGTTGGTTCCTGCCGTTCACGCTCGCGTGCGTCATCACCTACACCGTGGTCACGGCGGTGCTGGCCATTCGCGGGCGCACGCCGGCGTATCGTCAGGGCAAGATGCTGCTCACGGTGATCGGGGCGCTGTCGGTGCTCGAACTCGCCGTGCTGGGTGCTCCCATCCAGCTCCCGCTCTGGGAAGCCTTCCTCGCCGTGCGCGGGTACTGA
- a CDS encoding magnesium chelatase subunit D, translating into MSSPQADLSGRFGALAALLLAVDPHGLGGAVLDHPLHEQARQFGALVRAWLPAGAPLRRVPAGVTADRLYGGVDLASTLSAGRLVAERGVLAAADGGVLVLPMAERLAVAARTALCEVLDHGEITVQRDGIADRHASRVCALLLDESVDEELVHPALGDRVAFRVRFDGRTSEELEGMADESAAHHFARLVREARARLPQVTVDDAWAAALCQTADAFGVDSVRATLFALRCARAHAALDGRLAVTEADAEKAAALVLAPRATRLPPPPPPPEEEEEEQGDDPAPPEQEETPQQPPEPPPQLEQPPEPPESEQKDNDDDSTQPTPDSGELLRDAVQAALPPNLLAQLVQNSTAGSMQGRVGEETPNLLRGRPRGARSGLPRGGARLHLLETLRAAAPWQRVRERSAGPASATAAPRPRVAVRREDFRIRRFVERTGTTVIFVVDASGSSALYRLAEAKGAVELLLAESYARRDRVSLVAFRGQGTEVLLPPTRALARAKKVLAALPGGGGTPMAHAIDAALEQAIATRRGGSAPLVVMMTDGRANIARDGTPGRKQAEVDALAAAARFASQHIPAMFVDTSPRGELVARKLAEAMKARYILLPSADARALGGLVRTAMQMAEGGA; encoded by the coding sequence ATGTCGTCGCCGCAGGCTGACCTGTCCGGCCGCTTCGGCGCCCTCGCGGCGCTGTTGCTGGCCGTGGACCCGCACGGGCTGGGAGGCGCCGTGCTCGACCACCCGCTGCACGAGCAGGCGCGCCAGTTCGGGGCCCTCGTGCGGGCGTGGCTGCCCGCGGGCGCCCCACTGCGGCGCGTGCCCGCGGGCGTGACGGCCGACCGCCTGTACGGCGGCGTCGATCTCGCGTCCACGCTCTCGGCCGGCCGGCTCGTCGCGGAGCGGGGGGTGCTGGCGGCGGCCGATGGCGGCGTGCTGGTGTTGCCCATGGCGGAGCGCCTGGCCGTGGCCGCGCGTACGGCGCTGTGCGAAGTGCTCGACCACGGGGAAATCACCGTGCAGCGCGATGGCATCGCCGACCGGCATGCTTCGCGCGTCTGCGCGCTGCTGCTCGACGAGTCGGTGGATGAGGAACTGGTGCATCCGGCGCTCGGTGACCGGGTGGCCTTCCGCGTGCGCTTCGATGGACGCACCAGTGAGGAGCTCGAGGGGATGGCCGACGAATCGGCGGCGCATCACTTCGCGCGGCTCGTGCGCGAGGCACGGGCCCGGCTGCCGCAGGTGACCGTGGACGATGCGTGGGCGGCGGCGCTTTGCCAAACGGCCGATGCCTTCGGGGTGGACAGTGTGCGCGCGACGCTCTTTGCGCTGCGCTGCGCTCGCGCCCACGCGGCACTCGACGGGCGTCTGGCGGTCACCGAGGCCGACGCGGAGAAGGCCGCCGCGCTCGTGCTGGCGCCGCGGGCCACGCGACTGCCTCCTCCGCCGCCGCCCCCCGAGGAGGAGGAGGAGGAGCAGGGTGACGATCCCGCGCCGCCGGAGCAGGAGGAGACACCGCAGCAGCCGCCCGAGCCGCCGCCGCAACTGGAGCAGCCGCCGGAGCCCCCCGAGTCGGAGCAGAAGGACAACGATGACGACAGCACGCAGCCCACGCCCGACAGCGGCGAGTTGCTGCGTGATGCGGTGCAGGCCGCGTTGCCCCCCAACCTGTTGGCGCAACTGGTGCAAAACAGCACGGCGGGATCCATGCAGGGCCGCGTGGGCGAGGAAACGCCCAACCTGCTGCGCGGGCGGCCACGCGGTGCCCGCAGTGGGCTGCCGCGCGGTGGTGCCCGGTTGCATCTGCTGGAGACCCTGCGGGCGGCTGCGCCGTGGCAGCGGGTGCGGGAGCGCAGCGCGGGTCCGGCCAGCGCCACGGCGGCACCACGGCCGCGTGTGGCCGTGCGCCGTGAGGACTTCCGCATTCGACGCTTCGTGGAGCGCACCGGCACCACGGTCATCTTCGTGGTGGACGCGTCGGGGTCGTCGGCGCTCTATCGTTTGGCTGAGGCCAAGGGCGCGGTGGAGCTGTTGCTGGCGGAGAGTTACGCACGACGTGACCGCGTGAGCCTGGTGGCGTTCCGTGGCCAGGGCACCGAAGTGCTGTTGCCGCCCACCCGGGCGCTCGCGCGGGCCAAGAAGGTGCTGGCGGCGCTTCCCGGTGGCGGGGGCACCCCCATGGCCCATGCCATCGATGCCGCCCTGGAACAGGCGATCGCCACGCGACGCGGCGGCAGCGCGCCACTCGTGGTGATGATGACCGATGGGCGCGCCAACATCGCGCGCGACGGAACGCCGGGGCGCAAGCAGGCCGAAGTGGATGCGCTGGCTGCTGCGGCGCGCTTCGCGTCGCAGCACATTCCGGCCATGTTCGTGGATACCTCGCCGCGGGGAGAACTTGTGGCGCGCAAGCTGGCGGAGGCCATGAAGGCGCGCTACATCCTGCTGCCGTCGGCCGATGCGAGGGCATTGGGAGGACTCGTGAGGACGGCAATGCAGATGGCCGAGGGAGGCGCATGA
- the bchI gene encoding magnesium chelatase ATPase subunit I, whose protein sequence is MRPVYPFSAIVGQDEMKLALLLVAIDPSIGGVMVFGDRGTGKSTAVRALAGLLPPMKVVQGCKYGCDPHSTTQRCDDCLKRLAEGQHPRALLAPVPVVDLPLGATEDRVVGALDLERALTTGEKAFEPGLLARAHRGFLYVDEVNLLEDHLVDLLLDAAATGENVVEREGVSVRHPARFVLVGSGNPEEGELRPQLLDRFGLAVDVRTPTVIALRIDVIKRRDAFDRDPIAFLAQWQKADAKVRRSIEKGRTRLDELTVPDAILERAAALCSALGTDGLRGELTLLRTTRALAAFEGANVVTLDHLRRIAPMALRHRLRRNVLDDAGSTTRVERAVAELWDAPAGDVVAAG, encoded by the coding sequence ATGCGACCTGTGTATCCGTTCAGCGCCATCGTGGGACAGGACGAGATGAAGCTCGCCCTGCTGCTGGTGGCGATCGACCCCTCCATTGGCGGGGTCATGGTGTTTGGCGACCGAGGCACCGGCAAGAGTACGGCGGTCCGTGCGCTGGCTGGGCTGCTGCCGCCGATGAAGGTGGTGCAGGGGTGCAAGTACGGCTGCGATCCGCACTCCACCACGCAGCGCTGCGATGACTGCCTCAAGCGGCTGGCCGAGGGGCAGCATCCGCGGGCGCTGCTCGCGCCGGTACCGGTCGTCGACCTGCCGCTCGGCGCCACCGAGGACCGCGTCGTGGGCGCCCTCGATCTGGAGCGGGCGCTCACGACGGGTGAGAAGGCCTTTGAGCCCGGGCTCCTCGCGCGCGCGCACCGTGGCTTCCTGTACGTGGACGAGGTGAACCTCCTCGAGGATCACCTCGTGGACCTGCTGCTCGACGCGGCCGCCACCGGTGAGAACGTGGTGGAGCGTGAAGGGGTCAGCGTGCGGCATCCGGCGCGTTTCGTCCTCGTGGGGAGCGGCAACCCGGAAGAGGGGGAACTGCGGCCGCAGCTGCTCGATCGCTTCGGGCTGGCCGTGGATGTGCGCACGCCCACGGTCATCGCGTTGCGCATCGACGTGATTAAGCGGCGCGATGCCTTCGATCGCGATCCCATCGCCTTCCTCGCCCAGTGGCAGAAGGCCGATGCCAAGGTGCGTCGCTCCATCGAAAAGGGGCGGACTCGCCTCGACGAGCTGACCGTACCCGACGCCATCCTCGAGCGCGCTGCGGCGCTCTGCTCGGCGTTGGGTACCGACGGACTGCGTGGCGAACTCACGTTGCTGCGTACGACGCGCGCGCTGGCCGCCTTCGAGGGCGCCAACGTGGTCACCCTCGATCACCTGCGGCGCATTGCGCCGATGGCGCTGCGCCATCGCCTGCGCCGCAACGTGCTCGATGACGCCGGCTCCACCACGCGCGTCGAACGCGCCGTGGCCGAACTCTGGGACGCGCCGGCCGGCGATGTCGTCGCCGCAGGCTGA
- a CDS encoding methyltransferase, which produces MNPPEQALSAPTVPAADRPRATADLAPVASATVRAPAPSWFERVRDRWYKLVATDEFQRWSARFPLTAPITRYRSRKVFDLVSGFVYTQTLYACVEIDLFDYLSDGARTIEEIAHHGEMPIPSAERLLNAAASLRLLIKRRHGRYGLGPLGAPLVRNVGVTALIRHHKMAYHDLADPVSLLRQGSNFRTELSRYWSYADAPRPQAIDDSRVAAYSEIMAATLPPVAHDVLDAYDLSKHDCLLDVGGGEGAFLSLVGARHARLQLQLFDLPAVASRARTRLEQIGLGDRVQCYGGNFHADSLPTGADVCSLVRVLLDHDDLSVLRLLQRVRAALPKGGVLLIAEALAGAKGAETVGDAYFSFYLMAMGKGRARRASELHQMLQTAGFRRSRELRTRFPIQTGLIVAEV; this is translated from the coding sequence GTGAATCCCCCCGAGCAGGCGCTGTCCGCGCCCACCGTTCCGGCCGCCGATCGCCCACGCGCGACGGCCGATCTCGCCCCGGTTGCTTCGGCAACCGTCCGTGCGCCGGCGCCCTCGTGGTTCGAGCGCGTGCGCGATCGCTGGTACAAACTGGTTGCGACCGATGAGTTCCAGCGCTGGAGTGCGCGCTTTCCGCTCACGGCTCCCATTACGCGCTACCGGTCGCGAAAGGTCTTCGACCTGGTCTCGGGGTTCGTCTACACGCAGACACTCTATGCCTGCGTGGAGATCGATCTCTTTGACTACCTGTCCGATGGGGCCCGCACCATCGAGGAGATCGCCCACCACGGCGAGATGCCCATCCCGAGCGCCGAGCGCCTGCTCAATGCGGCTGCGTCGTTGCGCCTGCTGATCAAGCGCCGGCACGGCCGCTATGGGTTGGGGCCGTTGGGGGCTCCGCTGGTGCGCAACGTCGGGGTCACGGCGCTCATCCGTCATCACAAGATGGCGTATCACGACCTGGCCGACCCTGTCTCGCTGCTGCGTCAGGGCTCCAACTTCCGTACGGAGCTGTCGCGCTACTGGTCGTACGCCGACGCCCCGCGGCCGCAGGCGATCGACGATTCGCGGGTTGCCGCCTACTCGGAAATCATGGCGGCCACCCTGCCGCCGGTGGCGCACGATGTGCTCGACGCCTACGACCTGTCGAAGCACGACTGCCTGCTCGACGTTGGCGGAGGGGAGGGAGCATTCCTGTCGCTCGTGGGCGCGCGGCATGCGCGGCTGCAGCTGCAGCTGTTCGACCTGCCGGCCGTGGCGTCGCGCGCCCGTACGCGACTCGAACAGATCGGCCTGGGTGACCGGGTGCAGTGCTACGGGGGCAACTTCCACGCGGACTCCCTCCCCACGGGCGCCGATGTCTGCTCGCTGGTGCGCGTGCTGCTCGACCACGACGATCTGTCGGTGCTGCGCTTGCTGCAGCGGGTGCGGGCCGCGCTCCCCAAGGGCGGGGTCCTGCTCATCGCCGAGGCGCTGGCGGGCGCCAAGGGCGCCGAGACGGTGGGCGACGCCTACTTCTCGTTCTACCTCATGGCCATGGGCAAGGGGCGCGCGCGCCGGGCCTCCGAGCTGCACCAGATGCTGCAGACGGCCGGGTTCCGGAGGAGCCGCGAACTTCGCACCCGCTTCCCGATCCAGACGGGGCTCATCGTGGCGGAAGTCTAG